One window of Candidatus Paceibacterota bacterium genomic DNA carries:
- the ribD gene encoding bifunctional diaminohydroxyphosphoribosylaminopyrimidine deaminase/5-amino-6-(5-phosphoribosylamino)uracil reductase RibD, producing MKSPRLSDEYFIDETLKLARRAQSWTNPNPMVGAVIVKNGKIIARGYHKRVGSHHAEVEALKAAKESVRGATLYVNLEPCSHYGRTPPCVDAVIKAGFKRVVCSTLDPNKKVRGRGIAKLKKAGIAVSVGVREKEARVLNEAFLTFHEKRRPFIALKFAASLDGKMATSTGDSKWITNEKARRFARALRSEYQAILVGINTVIHDDPNLGARQSGKKDPIRIILDSKLDIPLNAQVLRDTNVIIATTEHAQAGKKKLLAKRGITILTFKGKQVPIPKLISALREREIISVFVEGGGKVLGSFVDAKIADKLYAFYAPILVGGEKAVTIQGDGIQKMRDAITFKNFSIKHFEDNFLVIGSLS from the coding sequence ATGAAATCTCCCCGTCTTTCCGACGAATATTTTATCGATGAGACGTTGAAGCTCGCCAGACGAGCGCAGAGCTGGACCAATCCCAATCCGATGGTTGGGGCGGTGATTGTAAAGAACGGTAAAATTATTGCCCGTGGATATCATAAGCGAGTGGGTTCTCATCATGCTGAAGTTGAAGCGCTCAAGGCGGCCAAGGAGAGCGTTCGAGGAGCCACACTGTATGTGAATCTCGAGCCGTGCAGTCATTACGGAAGAACACCTCCATGTGTCGACGCAGTTATCAAAGCGGGTTTCAAGCGCGTTGTCTGCTCAACGCTCGATCCAAACAAAAAAGTGCGCGGTCGCGGGATAGCGAAATTAAAAAAAGCCGGAATCGCAGTTTCTGTAGGTGTCAGAGAAAAAGAGGCGAGGGTGCTCAATGAAGCATTTCTTACTTTCCATGAGAAAAGACGCCCCTTTATTGCCCTCAAGTTCGCAGCTAGCCTCGACGGGAAAATGGCGACCTCTACGGGAGATTCAAAATGGATTACGAATGAAAAGGCTCGCCGTTTTGCTCGGGCACTTCGGAGTGAATACCAGGCTATTCTCGTGGGGATTAATACCGTTATACACGACGATCCAAATCTCGGCGCGCGCCAAAGCGGGAAAAAAGACCCAATCCGGATTATTTTAGATTCCAAGCTGGACATCCCCCTGAATGCCCAAGTATTGAGGGATACCAATGTTATAATCGCAACGACTGAGCATGCTCAAGCGGGAAAGAAAAAACTCTTGGCAAAACGTGGCATTACGATTCTCACTTTTAAAGGCAAACAAGTACCAATTCCGAAACTCATCTCGGCATTGCGAGAGAGGGAAATCATCAGTGTTTTTGTAGAAGGAGGCGGAAAAGTCTTGGGAAGTTTTGTTGATGCAAAAATCGCTGATAAGTTGTATGCTTTTTATGCGCCGATTCTCGTTGGCGGTGAGAAAGCCGTAACGATTCAAGGAGATGGAATACAAAAAATGCGGGATGCAATAACCTTCAAAAATTTTTCCATCAAGCATTTTGAAGATAATTTTCTTGTCATAGGTTCTTTAAGCTAA
- the ribH gene encoding 6,7-dimethyl-8-ribityllumazine synthase — MLKKSQSTKNIPRVFAGKIKIGIVRSVFNSEMTESLEDACRKTLLKAGVQEKNITTTTVPGALEIPITAQTLAKKKRYDVLIALGVVFKGDTYHFELVANESARGCMDVSLKWNIPIICQILSVYNMQQAKARTGNNGFNKGIEAAHGALAIASTLQDINRKHA, encoded by the coding sequence ATGCTGAAAAAATCTCAAAGTACTAAAAACATCCCGCGCGTTTTTGCGGGCAAAATAAAGATCGGCATTGTCCGAAGTGTTTTTAATTCGGAAATGACGGAGAGTCTGGAAGATGCTTGCCGAAAAACTTTATTGAAAGCTGGAGTACAAGAGAAAAATATTACCACTACGACCGTGCCGGGTGCGCTTGAAATTCCGATCACTGCTCAAACTTTAGCGAAAAAGAAGCGGTATGATGTGCTTATTGCTCTCGGTGTAGTCTTTAAAGGAGATACTTATCATTTCGAACTAGTGGCCAATGAATCCGCGCGCGGCTGCATGGACGTCTCTCTCAAATGGAATATTCCCATCATCTGCCAGATTCTCTCTGTTTATAATATGCAGCAGGCCAAGGCTCGCACGGGGAATAATGGATTCAATAAAGGCATTGAAGCAGCGCATGGAGCTCTCGCAATCGCCTCTACGCTTCAGGATATAAACAGAAAACATGCGTAA
- a CDS encoding DHH family phosphoesterase, which translates to MKPILVTSYVNPDLDGLSCLFAYTEFLKSQGKNVVAGIIGIPHEEARYVFDRFKISYPETFKNTDAFDQVIMLDGSSIAVTENRIKPEQVIEIIDHRQTHELEKFPNAIAQIELVGAAATLVAEKFIANKVEISKESAILLSTGIISNTFNFKATVTTDRDKEAAKWLNAIAKLPENFWRELFEAKSDMTGEKLWEKMDGDFSLKNLYGKRVGMAQLEMIGAEALIQSRLSEILELLHRIKKNEKLDMIFLNAVDLEKGEAFLICDEKDTMRILEDILHVEFKNNIAEKKGFLMRKEITPLFKKALEK; encoded by the coding sequence ATGAAACCAATCCTTGTCACTTCATACGTCAACCCTGATCTCGACGGGCTCTCTTGCCTCTTTGCTTACACAGAATTTTTGAAAAGCCAGGGGAAAAATGTCGTCGCGGGAATTATCGGCATTCCCCACGAAGAAGCGAGATATGTTTTCGATCGTTTTAAGATTTCATACCCCGAGACATTTAAAAATACGGATGCATTCGATCAGGTGATTATGCTCGACGGGAGTTCTATTGCCGTAACTGAAAACAGGATTAAACCGGAACAAGTCATTGAAATCATTGATCACCGTCAAACGCACGAGCTTGAAAAATTCCCAAATGCCATAGCGCAAATTGAGCTTGTTGGAGCGGCGGCAACGCTTGTAGCGGAGAAATTTATCGCAAACAAAGTTGAGATTTCAAAAGAATCCGCGATACTTTTGTCTACCGGAATCATTTCAAACACATTCAATTTCAAAGCCACTGTTACAACAGATCGCGACAAGGAAGCGGCAAAGTGGCTGAATGCCATCGCCAAATTGCCGGAAAATTTCTGGAGGGAACTTTTCGAGGCGAAATCTGATATGACAGGAGAGAAACTCTGGGAGAAAATGGACGGGGATTTTTCATTAAAAAATCTATACGGCAAGAGAGTCGGAATGGCGCAACTCGAGATGATCGGCGCAGAAGCTTTGATTCAAAGCCGGCTTTCAGAAATTCTTGAGCTTCTCCATCGCATTAAAAAGAACGAGAAGCTCGATATGATATTTTTGAATGCTGTCGATCTTGAAAAAGGGGAGGCCTTCCTCATTTGCGACGAAAAAGATACAATGCGGATTCTAGAGGATATTTTGCATGTGGAATTTAAAAATAATATTGCAGAAAAGAAAGGTTTTCTTATGAGAAAAGAAATCACCCCGCTTTTCAAAAAAGCTTTAGAAAAATAA
- a CDS encoding alpha/beta fold hydrolase, giving the protein MEKTEIPGNGYSLDGHIFRPDSKVAKKAAVLLLHGWNSTQERMFDTAKMLAEKFGFVCLTLDLRGHGKSADDKNSLSRRDFLQDVIAGYDFLAKRSEVDTEKIGVSGSSFGGYLALLLSQKRNLNFIILRAPADYPDETFETPKGMIFEQAKINEWREHKRDSESTFALRAIHTFPGEILIIESEKDEMVPHQTILNFKNAITDSKHLEHALIKNAPHSLSKYPELQKEANEIIARWIQKRQRLSS; this is encoded by the coding sequence ATGGAAAAAACTGAGATTCCGGGGAATGGCTATTCCCTTGATGGACATATCTTCAGGCCTGATTCAAAAGTGGCCAAAAAAGCTGCCGTTTTGCTTCTCCATGGGTGGAATAGTACGCAAGAAAGAATGTTTGATACGGCAAAAATGCTTGCGGAGAAATTCGGCTTCGTCTGTCTCACTTTGGATTTACGAGGACACGGGAAAAGCGCGGATGATAAAAATTCCCTCTCCCGCAGAGATTTCCTTCAAGATGTAATTGCCGGATATGATTTCCTTGCGAAACGGTCTGAAGTAGATACAGAAAAAATTGGAGTAAGCGGAAGCTCTTTTGGAGGATACCTCGCGCTCCTCCTTAGTCAAAAAAGAAATCTGAATTTCATAATACTTCGAGCTCCGGCAGATTATCCTGACGAGACGTTTGAAACACCGAAAGGAATGATCTTCGAACAAGCAAAAATAAATGAATGGCGTGAACACAAAAGAGATTCTGAATCCACATTTGCTTTGCGAGCCATACATACATTCCCCGGAGAAATTCTCATTATCGAATCAGAAAAAGACGAAATGGTCCCCCACCAGACAATTCTTAATTTCAAAAATGCGATAACAGATTCGAAACATCTCGAACACGCGCTTATAAAAAATGCACCGCATAGTCTCTCGAAATATCCAGAACTTCAAAAAGAAGCGAATGAAATAATAGCGAGATGGATTCAAAAGAGACAAAGACTTTCTAGTTAA
- a CDS encoding riboflavin synthase, translating to MFTGIITHLGKFERNEKEKFFFSASASFLDMLHSSDSVAVNGTCLTVVKKTKGEFLVNLMPETVKRTMLGTLLPKTVVNLELPATPRSFLAGHIVQGHIDGIGTLSKMEKKGSSRVLEIVVERKLMRYIVDQGSVAVNGISLTVIEAKQKSFTFGIIPYTWEHTMLKGIKLGDKVNIEVDILAKYAEKISKY from the coding sequence ATGTTTACTGGAATCATTACACATCTTGGAAAATTCGAACGAAACGAGAAGGAGAAATTTTTCTTCTCTGCCTCGGCATCTTTCCTCGATATGCTCCATTCAAGCGATAGTGTGGCGGTAAACGGCACGTGCCTGACTGTGGTGAAAAAAACCAAGGGAGAATTTTTAGTGAATCTTATGCCTGAAACAGTAAAAAGAACGATGCTCGGGACTTTGCTTCCCAAGACTGTCGTAAATCTGGAATTGCCTGCAACGCCTCGTTCGTTTCTTGCTGGGCATATCGTGCAAGGGCACATCGATGGAATCGGGACTCTTTCGAAAATGGAAAAGAAAGGGAGTAGCAGGGTTTTGGAAATAGTCGTCGAGAGGAAATTAATGCGCTATATTGTGGATCAAGGTTCTGTCGCAGTGAATGGGATCTCACTTACGGTTATCGAGGCAAAGCAGAAAAGTTTTACCTTCGGTATTATTCCTTATACATGGGAACATACGATGCTTAAGGGAATAAAATTAGGGGACAAGGTGAACATAGAAGTCGATATTCTTGCAAAATATGCTGAAAAAATCTCAAAGTACTAA
- the pilM gene encoding pilus assembly protein PilM, with amino-acid sequence MSFVSSKHPHPDAAKFFPVPKFLEMPFAGVDISEGAIRAVKLEKTAFGFHVEKYFEQVLPPGTILSGSVERPGPIAEAIRALRRAFKVQFVKVSLPDEKTYLFRADVPFIQGSDLKESIEFLLEENVPLNPTDALFEYAVMPGTLPHERIPVIVSVVPKDVVSSYLSLFHSAGLLPISFEIRSQALANAVLQRGDMRATLLVHIGHSKTTIAVVQGGAVQFSSVVAVGGTTLTAAVARTFSVSNEEASQMKEKKSFINTTNNQEFFSSLLSSVSVIKDEMRKVNGYWEDKVSDPKGSAKKIERIILSGKNAAMSGLREHMALEMNKKVDVANIWTNVASQDVYIPPISLLESLSFASTVGLALPWPVSAQIYHA; translated from the coding sequence ATGTCCTTTGTTTCTTCAAAACATCCTCATCCGGACGCGGCAAAATTTTTTCCCGTTCCAAAATTTCTCGAAATGCCTTTCGCTGGAGTCGATATCTCCGAAGGAGCAATTCGGGCTGTAAAACTTGAAAAGACAGCATTCGGCTTCCATGTCGAAAAATATTTCGAGCAAGTTTTGCCTCCCGGAACGATTCTCTCTGGTTCTGTGGAGCGGCCAGGGCCAATTGCCGAGGCGATCCGAGCACTTCGCCGAGCGTTCAAGGTTCAATTTGTGAAAGTGTCTTTGCCTGACGAGAAAACATATCTCTTCCGCGCAGATGTTCCATTTATACAAGGCTCGGATTTGAAAGAGAGCATTGAATTTCTTTTGGAAGAAAACGTGCCTCTGAATCCAACCGACGCATTGTTTGAATATGCTGTGATGCCAGGAACACTTCCGCATGAGCGCATCCCTGTCATCGTCTCTGTAGTGCCGAAAGATGTAGTCTCTTCGTATCTTTCACTTTTTCATTCTGCGGGGCTCCTCCCTATTTCATTTGAAATAAGGTCCCAAGCGCTCGCTAACGCGGTTTTACAAAGGGGTGATATGCGCGCGACACTTCTTGTACATATTGGTCATTCAAAAACCACCATTGCCGTCGTTCAGGGAGGCGCTGTGCAATTTTCTTCCGTCGTTGCTGTTGGAGGGACAACGCTCACTGCAGCAGTCGCCCGGACTTTTTCCGTGTCAAATGAAGAAGCGAGTCAGATGAAAGAGAAAAAGAGTTTCATAAATACGACGAATAATCAGGAATTTTTCTCCTCTCTTTTAAGTTCTGTTTCAGTTATTAAGGATGAAATGCGAAAAGTGAATGGGTACTGGGAAGATAAAGTGAGCGATCCTAAAGGTTCTGCCAAAAAGATCGAAAGAATCATTCTTTCTGGGAAAAATGCCGCGATGTCAGGACTTCGGGAACATATGGCGCTTGAGATGAACAAAAAAGTCGATGTCGCCAATATTTGGACGAACGTTGCCTCGCAAGATGTATATATTCCCCCTATCTCTTTACTCGAATCTCTCTCATTCGCGTCCACTGTCGGTCTCGCGCTTCCATGGCCCGTTTCTGCACAAATCTATCATGCTTGA
- a CDS encoding PilN domain-containing protein, translating into MLDFLPKEIKKFLKNEYALRVATLGFLLSFMLFVLYGAFLLPSFFLSQVKENVAVERAKPVLSSEDFQKSKSLHASLASLKKNLGSLKIVSDSSPLPTEVIDAALNRPSGIQIESFQYAKLTGSGALQIIGTASSRDAIVSYVKMLQSQRFFSKVDFPISNLASDKDINFTINATGTF; encoded by the coding sequence ATGCTTGATTTTCTTCCAAAAGAAATAAAAAAGTTTTTGAAGAACGAATACGCGCTTCGGGTAGCAACGCTCGGCTTCCTTCTTTCGTTCATGCTTTTTGTTCTGTATGGTGCTTTTCTTCTGCCTTCTTTTTTCCTATCACAAGTCAAAGAAAATGTAGCAGTCGAGCGGGCCAAGCCAGTTCTCTCTTCGGAGGATTTTCAGAAAAGCAAATCGCTCCATGCGAGCTTGGCGTCTCTCAAGAAAAATTTGGGAAGTCTAAAGATTGTTTCAGATTCATCTCCTTTGCCTACTGAAGTTATTGATGCCGCGTTGAACCGGCCTTCCGGAATACAGATCGAGTCTTTCCAGTATGCAAAGCTAACTGGTTCAGGCGCTCTCCAGATTATCGGCACTGCTTCTAGCCGCGATGCAATCGTGAGTTATGTAAAAATGCTTCAAAGCCAGAGATTTTTCAGCAAAGTTGATTTCCCGATTTCGAATCTTGCTTCGGATAAAGATATTAATTTCACCATCAATGCAACCGGAACATTCTGA
- the ruvX gene encoding Holliday junction resolvase RuvX: MKYLGIDYGSKRVGIATSDEGGKIAFPKVILPRDAKLLDEIQKICTEEEIGEIVIGESVDYKGQPNSIMKDILIFKTALLGKVSLPVHFEPEFMTSHEASKNKNRMQTMANEREDGRAGRKPQAKESVDASAAALILQNFLDKKK, translated from the coding sequence ATGAAATACCTCGGAATTGATTATGGTTCAAAAAGGGTAGGGATCGCGACCTCGGATGAAGGAGGCAAAATTGCTTTTCCGAAGGTGATTTTGCCTCGAGATGCGAAACTCCTCGATGAAATTCAAAAAATCTGCACCGAAGAAGAAATCGGCGAAATTGTGATAGGTGAGTCAGTTGATTACAAAGGACAGCCTAACTCGATCATGAAAGATATTTTAATTTTCAAAACTGCTCTTTTGGGAAAAGTTTCTCTGCCAGTCCATTTCGAACCAGAATTCATGACTTCCCACGAGGCTTCGAAAAATAAAAATAGAATGCAGACAATGGCGAATGAAAGGGAAGACGGCAGAGCAGGACGAAAACCGCAAGCGAAAGAATCAGTAGATGCATCTGCAGCAGCGCTCATTTTACAGAACTTTTTAGACAAGAAAAAATAA
- a CDS encoding acylphosphatase, producing the protein MKKEIVVTVTGRVQGVMFRDFAQRNARGLRLVGTVQNMKDGSVRIVAVGEESDLQTFLKKLERRPLLSRIVSRIENIEAVWSEPVHTFTKFDILY; encoded by the coding sequence ATGAAAAAAGAAATTGTAGTTACGGTTACTGGGAGAGTGCAAGGGGTGATGTTTCGTGATTTCGCTCAAAGAAACGCGAGAGGCCTTCGGCTTGTGGGTACGGTTCAGAATATGAAAGACGGCTCGGTACGAATTGTTGCAGTAGGCGAAGAATCGGATCTTCAGACCTTTCTTAAAAAATTAGAGCGAAGGCCTCTTTTGTCCCGAATTGTGTCTCGAATTGAAAATATAGAGGCGGTGTGGAGTGAACCCGTGCACACTTTCACCAAGTTTGATATCCTCTACTGA
- a CDS encoding cold shock domain-containing protein, protein MVYSHPALGEIEIGVTGREIFAPESDGPNHSASINMDAGEDQHPAKLSLTFAAHLAEGIKLLHYVGSAMTDVTTGAIPQLDVEVTWKRGETVPYTRKTDADNIDLLLLAPNGAFLVLQISLVTRDGSFYICCQEKYGGQLVHGADGNVGGIPVYSGNAYPGSGFAKNCHTNAGSLIPYAQRIGYVKEGEFTAAQWNPEDGEDMTLMGTEEMGIVTWFNMVLGIGFIRCRDSEKDIFVHFSKIEEFALRPEARVVFKQIPGQKPGTTQASEVRMV, encoded by the coding sequence ATGGTCTATTCACATCCGGCGCTCGGCGAAATCGAGATCGGCGTCACGGGGCGGGAAATTTTTGCTCCGGAATCTGACGGCCCGAACCACTCGGCGAGCATCAACATGGATGCGGGAGAGGATCAGCATCCTGCCAAGTTGTCGCTCACGTTTGCGGCACACTTGGCGGAAGGGATCAAACTTCTCCACTACGTGGGGAGTGCCATGACCGACGTTACCACGGGCGCAATCCCACAGCTCGACGTCGAGGTTACGTGGAAGAGGGGCGAGACAGTTCCGTATACACGCAAGACGGACGCGGACAACATCGATTTGTTGCTCCTCGCTCCGAACGGCGCGTTCCTGGTGCTCCAAATATCGCTGGTCACCCGCGACGGCAGTTTCTACATCTGTTGTCAGGAGAAGTACGGCGGTCAGTTGGTGCATGGCGCCGATGGCAACGTGGGCGGGATTCCGGTTTATTCCGGCAATGCTTATCCGGGGAGCGGTTTTGCAAAGAACTGCCACACGAACGCCGGAAGCCTCATCCCTTACGCGCAGCGAATCGGGTACGTGAAGGAAGGCGAATTCACGGCGGCGCAGTGGAATCCCGAAGATGGAGAAGACATGACGCTCATGGGCACCGAAGAAATGGGCATCGTGACGTGGTTCAATATGGTCTTGGGCATCGGGTTTATCCGCTGCCGCGACAGTGAGAAGGACATCTTCGTCCACTTCTCGAAGATCGAGGAGTTCGCACTTCGCCCGGAAGCGCGCGTCGTATTCAAGCAGATTCCCGGTCAGAAACCCGGGACAACCCAGGCCAGCGAAGTTCGCATGGTCTGA
- the ribA gene encoding GTP cyclohydrolase II has product MRKKDLPKVKKVASTLLPTVYGDFTFDVFEDAQGREHIVLSAGNIKKNDPLLLRIHSSCITSEIFLSGKCDCRGQLLKAMKIISEKGGAIIYLQEEGRGIGLTNKIRAYKLQAGGLDTVEANEALNFPADLRDYGVAISILAVLGKKRVKLLTNNPAKVKALEGRGIKVVEQLPLEVPPTRSNKGYLLVKKNKLGHRLKIR; this is encoded by the coding sequence ATGCGTAAAAAAGATTTGCCGAAAGTAAAAAAAGTAGCCTCGACTCTTTTACCGACCGTCTACGGCGATTTTACATTTGATGTGTTTGAAGACGCGCAGGGTCGCGAACATATTGTCCTCTCCGCTGGGAATATCAAAAAAAATGATCCGCTTTTGCTCCGTATCCATTCGTCATGTATCACCAGTGAAATATTTCTCTCGGGGAAATGCGACTGTCGCGGCCAGCTTCTCAAGGCTATGAAAATAATTTCCGAAAAAGGCGGTGCAATCATTTATCTTCAAGAAGAAGGACGGGGCATTGGTTTGACCAATAAAATTCGCGCATACAAACTTCAGGCAGGCGGTCTTGATACGGTTGAAGCAAACGAAGCACTCAATTTTCCTGCCGACCTTCGGGATTATGGTGTGGCAATTTCCATCCTCGCCGTTTTGGGCAAAAAAAGAGTGAAGCTTCTCACTAATAATCCGGCAAAGGTGAAAGCTTTGGAAGGCCGTGGTATTAAAGTTGTTGAGCAACTGCCTCTCGAGGTTCCTCCTACCCGCTCTAATAAGGGTTATCTTTTGGTTAAAAAAAATAAACTAGGACACCGATTAAAAATTAGATAA
- a CDS encoding YvcK family protein: MRGKNHNGIKAVVMGGGTGTFMVLSSLKHFISDITAIVTMADDGGSTGVLRDEYGVLPPGDIRQSLVALSSSSEVMRELFNYRYSTGVFSGHAFGNLFLSALEKITGSFPKAVQTAGEILQITGNVVPVTTDDIRLSVRRENGEVVKGQKYMISSGFKKGENNTFYLEPEAKINPAAEKAILEADMIILGPGNLHSSLVPILLVAGVSEALKRARAKKIYICNMMTQPGQTELYTVADFVDEVEKYGGKDLFDFVVFNNKKPPQEFIDAYARQGEQLVSSDKKDFEGKRYVPVGENLVSSKVIQPKAGDKIPRPLIRHDGNRVARLLMKIYFS, encoded by the coding sequence ATGCGAGGCAAGAATCATAATGGAATAAAGGCTGTAGTAATGGGCGGAGGCACGGGGACCTTCATGGTGCTTTCTTCGCTCAAACATTTCATAAGCGATATTACTGCAATCGTGACGATGGCGGATGACGGGGGCTCCACTGGAGTACTACGCGATGAATACGGCGTCCTTCCTCCCGGAGATATTCGCCAGTCTCTTGTCGCGCTCTCTTCTTCATCGGAAGTGATGCGCGAACTTTTTAATTATCGCTATTCGACCGGAGTATTTTCTGGCCACGCATTTGGGAATCTTTTTCTTTCTGCGCTTGAGAAAATTACGGGAAGTTTTCCAAAAGCTGTGCAGACTGCGGGAGAGATCTTGCAGATCACGGGAAATGTTGTGCCAGTAACGACAGATGATATTCGTTTAAGTGTCCGCAGAGAAAATGGAGAAGTTGTGAAGGGGCAGAAATATATGATTTCATCCGGCTTTAAGAAGGGAGAGAATAATACTTTTTATCTCGAGCCGGAAGCTAAAATAAATCCAGCTGCAGAAAAAGCAATCCTCGAAGCCGATATGATAATTCTCGGCCCCGGGAATCTTCATTCATCGCTTGTGCCTATTCTTCTTGTCGCTGGAGTTTCAGAAGCTTTGAAAAGGGCGAGAGCAAAGAAGATATATATCTGCAATATGATGACTCAGCCAGGACAGACAGAGCTCTATACTGTGGCGGATTTTGTGGATGAAGTAGAAAAATATGGAGGGAAAGATCTGTTTGATTTTGTTGTGTTCAATAACAAGAAACCCCCGCAGGAATTCATAGATGCTTACGCGCGTCAGGGTGAACAGCTTGTTTCATCTGATAAAAAAGATTTTGAAGGAAAGAGATATGTACCAGTTGGAGAGAATCTGGTTTCTTCAAAAGTGATACAGCCGAAAGCGGGGGATAAGATACCTCGTCCGCTTATTCGTCATGATGGGAATAGGGTTGCTCGCCTCCTTATGAAAATCTATTTCAGCTAG
- a CDS encoding ATP-grasp domain-containing protein produces MNKNPYPWSKWKELIPDIDSVIREMEKTDVLSVGVTPYTRIIPAFFLNTYSIYTVQHSSDVDILQEYLRMHVLEDHHPAIAKKVHGTGYLVGNHVFQSFLRSWRRRPALVFNTINEKTIQTLEGLKVPWLGNAPKTFESVVYKGSFRELVRQYGLPSLPSETYALQDFLASSFDALWQKFEGPFVVQRGDKEVGGNDGTFFIHEKKQFEYCTALLSQETGFTTVVVTAFIEGDSTSVLGCVMPKGILTGPLQLQLIDIPQSLHGMKPGGCFFGNDMGYHPWDAEIESTAQKVVERIGEHLREKGYLGIFGIDFLYDKRRNKIFPNECNPRSPGSTTLYSLMLLEIGVPPLEFFHLMAHLGIESSYDFEKVNVSLKKRLPCAHIAFSPKDIPFMNLPLLAGLYSYNSSKSELSYKGAGISLHDLKDEKDFLVIDTVPTMKAPIEQNVPRLFKFIFKRSIAKSSYEIDKEAGYLLERFSLSLIEAAKENRE; encoded by the coding sequence ATGAATAAAAACCCTTACCCTTGGAGCAAATGGAAAGAGCTTATTCCTGATATCGATTCTGTAATACGGGAGATGGAGAAGACGGATGTTCTCTCGGTAGGTGTTACTCCCTATACTCGCATCATTCCCGCATTTTTTTTGAATACGTATTCTATCTATACCGTCCAGCATTCAAGCGATGTGGATATATTGCAGGAATATCTGCGCATGCATGTGCTTGAAGACCACCATCCTGCTATTGCTAAAAAAGTGCACGGCACCGGCTATCTTGTCGGCAATCATGTTTTTCAAAGTTTCTTGCGGTCATGGCGCAGAAGACCCGCACTCGTTTTTAATACAATAAATGAAAAGACCATCCAAACGCTTGAGGGTCTAAAGGTGCCCTGGCTTGGGAACGCGCCGAAAACTTTTGAAAGTGTTGTATACAAAGGGTCTTTTAGGGAATTAGTCAGGCAATACGGACTTCCTTCTCTTCCATCTGAAACATATGCACTTCAGGACTTTCTCGCTTCTTCTTTCGATGCCCTTTGGCAAAAATTCGAAGGCCCTTTCGTTGTTCAAAGAGGAGATAAGGAGGTGGGCGGAAATGATGGAACTTTTTTTATCCACGAGAAAAAACAATTTGAATACTGCACCGCACTTCTCTCTCAAGAGACAGGATTTACCACAGTAGTCGTAACTGCCTTTATAGAAGGAGATTCTACCTCTGTGCTTGGATGCGTTATGCCGAAAGGGATCTTGACTGGACCTCTGCAATTGCAACTTATCGATATACCGCAATCTTTGCACGGAATGAAACCGGGCGGATGTTTTTTCGGCAATGATATGGGGTATCATCCTTGGGATGCTGAAATTGAATCAACTGCTCAAAAAGTCGTCGAGAGGATCGGTGAGCATTTAAGAGAGAAAGGCTATTTGGGGATATTCGGCATAGATTTTTTGTATGATAAAAGACGCAACAAAATATTTCCAAATGAGTGCAACCCTAGAAGTCCAGGCTCGACTACTTTGTATTCCTTGATGCTCCTTGAAATCGGAGTCCCTCCCCTGGAGTTTTTTCATCTTATGGCGCATCTTGGAATTGAATCATCGTATGATTTTGAAAAAGTGAATGTGAGTTTAAAAAAAAGATTGCCCTGTGCCCACATCGCTTTTTCTCCAAAAGATATTCCTTTTATGAATTTGCCCTTGCTTGCGGGCCTCTATTCGTATAATTCTTCAAAATCAGAATTATCGTACAAAGGTGCGGGCATTTCACTCCATGATCTCAAAGATGAAAAGGATTTTTTGGTGATCGATACTGTCCCAACCATGAAAGCTCCCATTGAACAAAATGTGCCGCGACTATTTAAATTTATTTTCAAGCGAAGCATTGCTAAATCCTCCTATGAAATAGATAAGGAAGCGGGGTATCTTCTCGAGCGATTTTCGCTCTCTTTGATTGAAGCAGCAAAAGAAAATAGGGAATAA